One Mauremys reevesii isolate NIE-2019 linkage group 5, ASM1616193v1, whole genome shotgun sequence genomic window carries:
- the SLC25A31 gene encoding ADP/ATP translocase 4 isoform X1 codes for MQASENQQLFDPISFGADLMAGGIAAAVSKTTVAPIERVKLLLQVQASSKQIRADQQYKGMIDCFVRIPKEQGFLSFWRGNLANVIRYFPTQALNFAFKDKYKQIFMSGVDKDKQFWKWFFANLASGGAAGATSLCVVYPLDFARTRLAADIGKGLAERQFKGLGDCIIKIARSDGLVGLYQGFSVSVQGIIVYRASYFGCYDTIKGLLPNPKQTPFILSFFIAQAVTTFSGILSYPFDTVRRRMMMQSGEVERQYKGTIDCFFKIYKQEGLKAFFRGAFSNVLRGTGGALVLVLYDKIKELFNLDISKSSSSD; via the exons ATGCAGGCCTCGGAGAACCAGCAGCTCTTCGACCCCATCTCCTTCGGGGCCGACCTGATGGCTGGGGGCATCGCGGCCGCCGTCTCCAAGACCACGGTTGCGCCCATCGAGCGGgtgaagctgctgctgcaggtgcaggcCTCATCCAAGCAGATCCGTGCTGACCAGCAGTACAAGGGCATGATAGACTGCTTCGTGCGCATCCCCAAGGAGCAGG GATTTTTGAGCTTCTGGCGTGGCAATTTGGCAAATGTTATCCGATATTTTCCAACACAGGCTCTAAACTTTGCTTTTAAGGACAAATACAAACAGATTTTCATGTCTGGAGTGGATAAAGACAAACAG TTCTGGAAATGGTTTTTTGCAAACCTAGCTTCTGGTGGAGCGGCTGGAGCAACATCTTTGTGTGTAGTATATCCACTAGACTTTGCACGAACTCGATTAGCTGCTGACATTGGGAAAG GTCTTGCTGAGCGACAGTTCAAAGGCCTGGGTGACTGTATTATTAAAATTGCAAGGTCAGACGGACTTGTTGGCCTGTACCAGGGGTTTAGTGTTTCAGTACAGGGAATCATTGTGTACCGAGCTTCCTATTTTGGATGTTATGACACCATTAAG GGGCTATTGCCAAATCCAAAACAAACACCATTCATTTTGTCCTTTTTCATTGCCCAAGCTGTGACTACATTCTCTGGGATACTGTCTTATCCCTTTGACACTGTCAGAAGACGCATGATGATGCAG AGTGGAGAAGTTGAACGTCAATATAAAGGAACTATTGACTGCTTTTTCAAGATATACAAACAAGAGGGACTTAAAGCTTTCTTTCGGGGAGCCTTCTCCAATGTCCTTCGTGGAACTGGAGGTGCATTAGTGCTGGTGCTTTATGACAAAATTAAGGAACTTTTCAATTTGGATATTTCAAAGAGTTCATCATCTGACTAA
- the SLC25A31 gene encoding ADP/ATP translocase 4 isoform X2, whose amino-acid sequence MQASENQQLFDPISFGADLMAGGIAAAVSKTTVAPIERVKLLLQVQASSKQIRADQQYKGMIDCFVRIPKEQGFLSFWRGNLANVIRYFPTQALNFAFKDKYKQIFMSGVDKDKQFWKWFFANLASGGAAGATSLCVVYPLDFARTRLAADIGKAVTTFSGILSYPFDTVRRRMMMQSGEVERQYKGTIDCFFKIYKQEGLKAFFRGAFSNVLRGTGGALVLVLYDKIKELFNLDISKSSSSD is encoded by the exons ATGCAGGCCTCGGAGAACCAGCAGCTCTTCGACCCCATCTCCTTCGGGGCCGACCTGATGGCTGGGGGCATCGCGGCCGCCGTCTCCAAGACCACGGTTGCGCCCATCGAGCGGgtgaagctgctgctgcaggtgcaggcCTCATCCAAGCAGATCCGTGCTGACCAGCAGTACAAGGGCATGATAGACTGCTTCGTGCGCATCCCCAAGGAGCAGG GATTTTTGAGCTTCTGGCGTGGCAATTTGGCAAATGTTATCCGATATTTTCCAACACAGGCTCTAAACTTTGCTTTTAAGGACAAATACAAACAGATTTTCATGTCTGGAGTGGATAAAGACAAACAG TTCTGGAAATGGTTTTTTGCAAACCTAGCTTCTGGTGGAGCGGCTGGAGCAACATCTTTGTGTGTAGTATATCCACTAGACTTTGCACGAACTCGATTAGCTGCTGACATTGGGAAAG CTGTGACTACATTCTCTGGGATACTGTCTTATCCCTTTGACACTGTCAGAAGACGCATGATGATGCAG AGTGGAGAAGTTGAACGTCAATATAAAGGAACTATTGACTGCTTTTTCAAGATATACAAACAAGAGGGACTTAAAGCTTTCTTTCGGGGAGCCTTCTCCAATGTCCTTCGTGGAACTGGAGGTGCATTAGTGCTGGTGCTTTATGACAAAATTAAGGAACTTTTCAATTTGGATATTTCAAAGAGTTCATCATCTGACTAA